A single region of the Anopheles funestus chromosome X, idAnoFuneDA-416_04, whole genome shotgun sequence genome encodes:
- the LOC125766873 gene encoding autophagy-related protein 101, giving the protein MNARSQTFDLRMEGRQVDEAVLSIFHTILFHRSLGKFMYTEEAMYSVGTIGYRDVDCDFFDFTYVCCTSPRLEETLRREISNFSRQLRSNDSGGTGQISLEFFQRKKTRWPFQTDCIPWEVWTIRLELMTLTNEDDWLVCRERVSDMLTDKIFCITDIMNRHDYVPKIPNQTELDMVFDTTYPDVQPYLFQFKFSTAGPSGTSVSNTVKKLIKETLNVSL; this is encoded by the coding sequence ATGAATGCCCGTTCGCAAACGTTCGATCTGCGCATGGAGGGCCGGCAGGTGGATGAGGCCGTCCTGAGCATCTTCCACACGATACTGTTCCATCGCAGCCTCGGCAAGTTTATGTACACCGAGGAGGCAATGTATTCGGTCGGTACGATCGGTTACCGGGATGTGGATTGTGATTTTTTCGACTTTACGTACGTATGCTGCACATCGCCACGGCTCGAGGAAACGCTTCGGCGTGAGATAAGCAACTTTAGCCGGCAGCTGCGCAGCAACGACAGTGGCGGTACCGGACAGATCAGTTTAGAGTTTTTCCAGCGCAAGAAAACGCGCTGGCCATTCCAGACGGACTGCATCCCGTGGGAGGTCTGGACGATACGGCTCGAGCTGATGACGCTCACGAACGAGGACGATTGGTTGGTGTGCCGGGAGCGGGTTAGCGATATGCTGACGGACAAAATTTTCTGCATCACGGATATTATGAACCGGCACGATTACGTGCCGAAGATACCGAACCAGACCGAACTCGATATGGTGTTTGACACAACGTATCCGGACGTACAGCCGTACCTGTTTCAGTTTAAGTTTAGTACGGCCGGCCCAAGCGGTACGTCCGTGAGCAACACCGTGAAGAAGCTGATCAAGGAAACGTTAAATGTTTCCTTGTGA